A DNA window from Halostella litorea contains the following coding sequences:
- a CDS encoding EthD domain-containing protein, which produces MYKHVALLVRQEGMSHEEFVEYWQENHTPIAREIEGVTRYQTVLPTDPENAEFDGLAELYFESLDDLHAALGSPGSRDYDPTKEVAAEAREDVNNFLDVEERPRFIGEEIVQKDEVDGDTDGLYKHSAFLVRQEGMSHEEFVEHWQENHTPIAREIEGVVRYATVLPTDPENAEFDGVAELYFEDLEALYDALGSEGTRDYDPDRGKAKEAREDVDNFLAVEERPRFIGRETVQKRGTDATARGDDA; this is translated from the coding sequence ATGTACAAGCACGTCGCCCTGCTCGTGCGGCAGGAGGGGATGAGCCACGAGGAGTTCGTGGAGTACTGGCAGGAGAACCACACGCCGATCGCCCGCGAGATCGAGGGGGTCACCCGCTACCAGACCGTACTCCCGACGGACCCCGAGAACGCGGAGTTCGACGGGCTCGCGGAGCTGTACTTCGAGAGCCTCGACGACCTCCATGCCGCGCTCGGCAGCCCGGGGAGCCGCGACTACGACCCGACGAAGGAGGTCGCCGCGGAGGCCCGGGAGGACGTGAACAACTTCCTCGACGTCGAGGAGCGCCCGCGGTTCATCGGCGAGGAGATCGTCCAGAAGGACGAAGTCGACGGCGACACCGACGGCCTGTACAAGCACTCCGCGTTCCTCGTGCGGCAGGAGGGGATGAGCCACGAGGAGTTCGTGGAGCACTGGCAGGAGAACCACACGCCCATCGCCCGGGAGATAGAGGGCGTCGTCCGGTACGCGACGGTGCTCCCGACGGACCCCGAGAACGCGGAGTTCGACGGCGTCGCGGAACTGTACTTCGAGGACCTGGAGGCGCTCTACGACGCGCTCGGCAGTGAGGGGACGCGGGACTACGACCCGGACCGCGGGAAGGCAAAGGAGGCCCGGGAGGACGTGGACAACTTCCTCGCCGTGGAGGAGCGCCCGCGGTTCATCGGCCGCGAGACCGTCCAGAAGCGGGGGACCGACGCGACCGCCCGCGGCGACGACGCCTGA
- a CDS encoding metal-dependent hydrolase, translating to MLPTHALAGMAFALSATPVAPEFAGVALVAGLLGGVFPDLDLYAGHRKSLHYPVYYSVLAVPTLAAAAVVPAAATVFAGFFVAAAALHSVTDVFGGGLELRPWEATSDRAVYDHHGGRWIAPRRWVGYDGSPSDLLLSATLAVPLLLTVEAPLDRVVMVAVAVAVVYTAVRRLLPTVADRLVDVVTPRLPDHVVPYVPPRYRDE from the coding sequence ATGCTGCCGACACACGCGCTGGCGGGGATGGCGTTCGCGCTGTCCGCGACCCCCGTCGCGCCGGAGTTCGCGGGGGTCGCCCTCGTTGCGGGGCTCCTGGGCGGGGTGTTCCCGGACCTCGACCTGTACGCCGGGCACCGGAAGTCGCTCCACTACCCGGTGTACTACTCCGTCCTCGCGGTCCCGACGCTGGCTGCCGCAGCGGTCGTTCCGGCCGCAGCGACGGTCTTCGCCGGGTTTTTCGTCGCGGCGGCGGCCCTCCACAGCGTGACCGACGTCTTCGGTGGCGGGCTTGAGTTGCGACCCTGGGAGGCCACCTCCGACCGCGCCGTGTACGACCACCACGGCGGGCGCTGGATCGCCCCCCGGCGCTGGGTTGGCTACGACGGATCGCCGAGCGACCTCCTCCTCTCGGCGACGCTCGCGGTGCCCCTGTTGCTGACGGTTGAGGCTCCGCTCGACCGGGTCGTGATGGTCGCCGTCGCCGTCGCCGTCGTGTACACCGCCGTCCGACGGCTGCTCCCGACGGTCGCCGACCGACTCGTCGACGTGGTCACGCCCCGGCTCCCGGACCACGTGGTGCCCTACGTGCCGCCACGCTATCGGGATGAATAG
- a CDS encoding M24 family metallopeptidase — MSLYQRDFMEGTRGTQAVDWEERIDVKRLRRERYDRALDRLKDSDLGSMLLVSDPNIRYVTGLAMTGGSGADHYTLLTEDGDVVHWDTADHASNQRYNCPWLNDVRYACPGLGNVPRASGRDSARSFLKEKMARLVTDALEEYGVANEPMGLDVDNRGLVNAFENDGVEVRTKECVDLMHDARKTKTRDEIECLRMVAAICEAGFQAITESAKPGKRESEVWGDAVRELWRHGAMAQGGYVTSGPNTWPKHQANTTDRAIRPGDLVYADFYNIGYLGYRSCYYRTFSMGEPTQAQQDAYEKARDDLYDVLERIEPGATTDEICRGFPDEEGEHMDWYDADEFWQMTTNHWAHGLGLQLYEQPLIWRGLSPEHPIEIEEGMTMAVETMQPAERQGVRVEEMVVVRENGVEILSQWPVEEITRIDH; from the coding sequence ATGAGCCTCTATCAGCGGGACTTCATGGAGGGAACGCGCGGCACCCAGGCGGTCGACTGGGAGGAGCGGATCGACGTCAAGCGCCTCCGGCGGGAGCGCTACGACCGGGCGCTTGACCGCCTGAAGGACAGCGACCTGGGGAGCATGCTGCTCGTCTCGGACCCCAACATCCGCTACGTCACGGGCCTCGCGATGACCGGCGGGTCGGGCGCGGACCACTACACCCTCCTGACGGAGGACGGCGACGTGGTCCACTGGGATACGGCCGACCACGCGAGCAACCAGCGGTACAACTGCCCCTGGCTGAACGACGTGCGCTACGCCTGCCCGGGGCTGGGCAACGTCCCGCGCGCGTCCGGCCGCGACTCCGCCCGCTCGTTCCTCAAGGAGAAGATGGCCCGGTTGGTCACCGACGCGCTGGAGGAGTACGGCGTCGCCAACGAGCCGATGGGGCTGGACGTCGACAACCGCGGCCTCGTCAACGCGTTCGAGAACGACGGCGTCGAGGTCCGGACGAAGGAGTGCGTCGACCTGATGCACGACGCCCGCAAGACGAAAACGCGCGACGAGATCGAGTGTCTCCGCATGGTCGCGGCGATCTGCGAGGCCGGCTTCCAGGCGATCACCGAGAGCGCGAAACCGGGCAAGCGCGAGTCGGAGGTGTGGGGCGACGCCGTCCGGGAACTGTGGCGTCACGGCGCGATGGCCCAGGGCGGCTACGTCACCTCGGGGCCGAACACCTGGCCGAAACACCAGGCCAACACCACCGACCGCGCGATCCGGCCGGGCGACCTCGTCTACGCCGACTTCTACAACATCGGCTACCTCGGCTACCGCTCGTGTTACTACCGCACGTTCTCCATGGGCGAACCGACGCAGGCCCAGCAGGACGCCTACGAGAAGGCCCGCGACGACCTGTACGACGTGCTCGAACGCATCGAACCGGGCGCGACCACCGACGAGATATGCCGCGGCTTCCCCGACGAGGAGGGCGAGCACATGGACTGGTACGACGCCGACGAGTTCTGGCAGATGACGACGAACCACTGGGCCCACGGCCTCGGGCTCCAGCTGTACGAGCAGCCGCTCATCTGGCGCGGCCTCTCGCCCGAGCATCCCATCGAAATCGAGGAGGGGATGACGATGGCCGTCGAGACGATGCAGCCCGCCGAGCGACAGGGCGTCCGCGTCGAGGAGATGGTCGTCGTCCGCGAGAACGGCGTCGAGATCCTGAGCCAGTGGCCCGTCGAGGAGATCACGCGGATCGACCACTAA
- a CDS encoding VOC family protein has protein sequence MQSLDAHHFGVTVTDLDSAVEFYSETLGLDVLSRFTVSGEAFATGVGVPDATGRFAHLDAGGARVELVEYDPSGSDATAESVNQAGAKHLGLAVDDIDRFYDDLPDGVDTLSAPQTTESGTRILFLRDPEDNLVEVLEG, from the coding sequence ATGCAGTCCCTCGACGCACACCACTTCGGCGTCACCGTCACCGACCTCGACAGCGCGGTCGAGTTCTACAGCGAGACACTCGGACTCGACGTCCTCTCCCGTTTCACCGTCTCCGGCGAGGCGTTCGCCACCGGTGTCGGCGTCCCGGACGCGACAGGCCGGTTCGCCCACCTCGACGCAGGCGGCGCGCGGGTGGAACTCGTCGAGTACGACCCGTCGGGATCCGATGCGACCGCCGAGTCGGTCAACCAGGCCGGCGCGAAGCACCTCGGCCTGGCGGTCGACGACATCGACCGGTTCTACGACGACCTGCCCGACGGCGTCGACACGCTGAGCGCCCCGCAGACGACCGAGAGCGGGACCCGGATCCTGTTCCTCCGCGACCCGGAGGACAACCTCGTCGAGGTGCTGGAGGGGTAG